The following nucleotide sequence is from Chloracidobacterium validum.
GAAGCCGGCAACCTGGCGCTCAAGGCGCTGTCCACTGCCGGACTGTTCATCGGCGGCGGCATCGCCCCAAAAATCCTCACGTGGATGACCCGCGGCGGGTTTCTTCAGGCGTTCGTTGCCAAGGGAAGATTTCAGAACTTTCTCGAACAAATTCCGATCTCGATCATCCTCAATGAGCAAACGGCTCTCCTTGGCGCGGCACGCTACGCCAAGTATCACGCCCATCTCGCCTAAGCTTCATCATCCATAGCTTCGTCATCCATGATTTTGGCGATTGATATTGGCTCGTCATCATTGCGCGCGGTCGTATTTACCCCAGATGGTCAATGGCGGACTGAAACCCTGGCGCGCCAACCGGTCGCCCCGACCACCACCGCGCCGGGCGAGATGACCTATGCTGCACCGACCCTGCTACGCCAGCTTGCCCACGTGGTAGGTCAATCCCTGCGCGCCGCCAATGCTCAGGGGCTGACGATTCAGGGCGTCGGCATGTCAACCATGATGCACAGCCTGCTGGGCGTGAAGCTCTCGCCAGATAGTTCTGTTCCGGCGACTGTCGGCGCGCCGACCACACCCGTATTCTCTTGGGGAGACACCCGTTCCGAGGCAGAAAGAGAGAATTTGGTTGAATACTTCACCAGCCGCCAGCTCTACGCCCGGACCGGCTGTCCGCTCCATTCAAGCTACTGGCTGCTCAAGTTGGCCTGGCTCAAGCGAACGCTCACCATCCAGGACTGGCAGTGGATGTCCTTTGCCGAATACGTCTGGCTCCACCTCTTTGGCGTTGCCTATGCCAGTGTCTCACTGGCGTCAGCGACCGGGCTGTACGCCCGGCAAGCCGGCGATTGGGATGATGAAATCCTTTCCCAACTAGGACTTACCCGACGCAACCTCACCCCGATTGCCGATGATGATTTCGCGCTGCCGGGAACGGAGCTGCGGTCGCCGTTCAAAGTTCGCTGGTCAACTCTCCAGGATGCCAGTTTTTTTCCGCCGCTCAGCGATGGCGCGTGCAGTAACCTCGGCAGCCTTTGCTTTTCAGACGCCCGCGCGGCGATCAATATCGGCACGACCGCGGCGCTCCGCATCACCGTGCCGAAAGACCGCGAACCGGCAGCCCCACCTCCCGGACTCTGGGCTTACCGCTTCGACCAGCAGCACGCGCTGATCGGCGGAGCCCTGAGCAACGCCGGAAACCTCCTCGCTTGGGGACGACGCGCGCTACGACTTCCTCCCCCAGAAAAGTTAGAAGCCATGCTCCAGGCCATGCCCCCGGACGAGGCCCAACTGACGGTGCTACCCTTCCTGACCGGCGAACGCAGCCTGGGTTGGCAGACCAACGCGACCGGCGCCATCCTTGGGTTGCGCCTCTCCACCTCGCCGGTCGCCATCTGGCAGGCGCTCCTTGAAACCCTCGCCATCCGTCTCGCCTGGATTGCCGAAACCCTGGAGACCGCTCACCTACTGCCGGCCTCCACATCCATTATCGTCTCGGGCGGCGTTTCTGCCTCACCGGCCTTTGCGGCCACCCTGTGCCATGCGCTCGGACGGCCCATTTGTGTTATCCAGACGGAAGCTTCGGCCCGGGGCGTAGCGCTCTGGGTCAGTCTCCGCCTGGGACTCATGGTCACGGAGGCTTGCCCGCTCCCCGATGGCCGGTGGTTTCAACCAGATGCCGAACGCCACGCGCAGTACCAGGCTTGCCTCATGCGTCACCGCGCGGCGTATTATCAAATCATGACCGCTCCCGGCTGACACCTGCACGGGTAGCCCCTTGCCTATGGTTCGCTTGATACACTCGATTGTCGCATTGGCGCTCATTGTTATCTACACCATCGTTATGGCCTCGCTGGCCCTGCTCATCGCGCCGTTTGACCGAACCGGCGAATACCAGCACTGGTGCGCGCGCACCTGGTGCCGCCTGATTGCCTGGACCGTCGGCATGCGCGTGACCGTCACCGGGCTGGACCAACTACCCTGCCATACACCGGCAGTGGTCTTATCCAATCACCAGAGCCTGCTGGACATTCCGGTTCTCTTTGCCTTTCTGCCGTTTCAGTTTCGCATTCTCGCCAAAAAAGAACTCTTCCGCCTTCCCTTCCTGGGTTGGTTTCTCTGGCGCGCCGGCCATATCCCGGTTGACCGTGGAAACCGAAATGCCACCCCGACGATGATTCGGGCGGCCAAAAGCGTGCTAGAGGCGCGGATTCCGGTGGTCATCTTTCCAGAGGGCACCCGCAATCTCCAGCCAGCCCAAGTCAAGGCTTTCAAACCGGGTGGCTTCCGCTTGGCCCAGGAAGCCGGCGTTCCGTTGGTCCCAGTGACAATTTACGGAACGGCGGCTTTCCTGCCGGCGGGTTCATTTATTCTGACGCCTTGTCCGGTGAACGTGACGATTCACCCACCCATCCCATCCGATCGGCCGATTGAAAGCGCCATGGCCGAGGTCACCGCTGTCATGAACCGACAACTCGAAGCGTCAGCTCACCTTCACCGCCAGTCGGCGCCCCTGGCAACCGGCGCTCGACCGGGCAACGAACTGTCCCGCTCATGACACGCCACACCCCACCAATGGCTGACGGACGAGTGGCTAGCCCGCCGCCACTAAGGGTGGGTTGGAATGCCAGCGCGGCGCTTGTCGCCTGGCTCGTGAGCGTCAGTTGCCTATTCTTGGCTTCGCTTGGCGCGCAACTCGGCTGGCTGACTTGGTACTACTGGAAGCAAGGCATGATGCCCACCCAAGCCGACATGGTGGGATCGCACTCGCTCACACTGACCCTGATACTCTCTACGTTCGTTGCCCATGCCGTCATCCTTGGCTGGTGTGTTCGGCTCATCCGTAGAACGTCACCCCAGGGCATGCTCCGGGCGCTTGGCTTTGATTGGGGTTTCCCGCTCTGGTCGCGCAAGGGTGGCCTGCTGGCCGCCTGTGTCCTGGCGGCGCCGGGCTTTCTGGCACTTGGCGCCTGGCTCGAACGCTATGTTCCCAACAGCAAAACCGACCTCGACCGCGTGCTGGCCATGGGTCCATCCATTCGGATTGCCATTGCCCTGGTGGCTGCGCTATCCGCGCCGCTGGTCGAAGAAATCGTGTACCGTGGTATTGTGTTTGGCGGACTCCGTACCCGCCTCGGAACCGGTGTCACCGTCGCGGTCGTTTCGGTCTTGTTTCTGGTCGTCCA
It contains:
- a CDS encoding gluconokinase, whose translation is MILAIDIGSSSLRAVVFTPDGQWRTETLARQPVAPTTTAPGEMTYAAPTLLRQLAHVVGQSLRAANAQGLTIQGVGMSTMMHSLLGVKLSPDSSVPATVGAPTTPVFSWGDTRSEAERENLVEYFTSRQLYARTGCPLHSSYWLLKLAWLKRTLTIQDWQWMSFAEYVWLHLFGVAYASVSLASATGLYARQAGDWDDEILSQLGLTRRNLTPIADDDFALPGTELRSPFKVRWSTLQDASFFPPLSDGACSNLGSLCFSDARAAINIGTTAALRITVPKDREPAAPPPGLWAYRFDQQHALIGGALSNAGNLLAWGRRALRLPPPEKLEAMLQAMPPDEAQLTVLPFLTGERSLGWQTNATGAILGLRLSTSPVAIWQALLETLAIRLAWIAETLETAHLLPASTSIIVSGGVSASPAFAATLCHALGRPICVIQTEASARGVALWVSLRLGLMVTEACPLPDGRWFQPDAERHAQYQACLMRHRAAYYQIMTAPG
- a CDS encoding lysophospholipid acyltransferase family protein, giving the protein MVRLIHSIVALALIVIYTIVMASLALLIAPFDRTGEYQHWCARTWCRLIAWTVGMRVTVTGLDQLPCHTPAVVLSNHQSLLDIPVLFAFLPFQFRILAKKELFRLPFLGWFLWRAGHIPVDRGNRNATPTMIRAAKSVLEARIPVVIFPEGTRNLQPAQVKAFKPGGFRLAQEAGVPLVPVTIYGTAAFLPAGSFILTPCPVNVTIHPPIPSDRPIESAMAEVTAVMNRQLEASAHLHRQSAPLATGARPGNELSRS
- a CDS encoding CPBP family intramembrane glutamic endopeptidase is translated as MTRHTPPMADGRVASPPPLRVGWNASAALVAWLVSVSCLFLASLGAQLGWLTWYYWKQGMMPTQADMVGSHSLTLTLILSTFVAHAVILGWCVRLIRRTSPQGMLRALGFDWGFPLWSRKGGLLAACVLAAPGFLALGAWLERYVPNSKTDLDRVLAMGPSIRIAIALVAALSAPLVEEIVYRGIVFGGLRTRLGTGVTVAVVSVLFLVVHVPQYWGAWAGLTMLGLLSLALTLLRAATGSVLPAVALHYAFNGIQAVAIIFFWEHLEASQSTTP